TGTCCTTTGTAGATATCTGCTATTCCTCCATTACTGTCCAGAAGATGCTGGTGAACTTCCTATCACAGCAGAAAACTATTTCTATCGACAGCTGCCTCATCCAGATGTTCTTCTTTCTGGCATCAGGAACGACAGAGATCTTCATGCTCTCAGCCATGGCTTATGATCGCTATGAAGCAATATGCCACCCCTTGAATTACATACAAAACATAAGCAAATGGGTCTGTATCCAGCTTGCCGGAGGGGCATGGACAATTGGATTTACTGTTGCACTGGTAAACACCCTTCTTGTCCTAAGAGTGCACTTCTGTAAATTCAACAAAATCAACCATTTTTGTTGTGAAATCCCTTCTGTTCTGCATATCTCCTGTAGTGACACCTTGGCCAATGAGGTGGTAGTTCTCACATCCAGCGTTATTGTAGGACTGGGTTCGTCATCAGTTATCATTGTCTCTTACATTctcatcatctccaccatcctcaGAATCCGCTCCACCGAGCGGTGTCACAAAGTCTTTTCCACCTGTGGATCCCACCTGACTGTGGTTCTATTATTCTATGTAACAGGATTTTTTAAGTACCTGAGACCAGCCTCAGGATCCTCCTTTGAAAAGCTAGTTACTGTGCAGTACAGCATCTTAACCCCTatgctaaaccccatcatttACAGCCTGAAAAACAAAGAGGTAAAGACCGCCCTGCGGAAAGTCCTAGGGAAAGGCCTATGTTTTCCAAGCACAATGGTTCCAAAATAATTGTTTAATAAAGGTGCATCCATGTATGCCAGTAAACCCCTGGTTCTGTTTATCTTTATGAGTATTGCAGAGTGAAAATTAGAATTTTCTTCCCAAGGGAAATTCTagtatttcaacatttgttttttgccctgaaaacaacacacacacacacacacacacacacacacacacacacacacacacacacacacacacacacacacacacacacacacacacacacacacacatctatatcGACATAGATAGAAATAGAGATAGAAATAGTGAAATGAAAAgttctgaaaattttcaatttggaaatgatAAGATATTTTACTTTGGCCTTTTTcaattgaaagaaaacatttcagtgttcctgaattgaaatattttggtccCCTTTGTTGGGGGACTGACTTTTAAACAAAGTGGTTTGAGTCAATTCAGCATTAATCTGTATTTCCTTATGGCCATGCACAGCCTCAGGGGAGCTGTAGTTTGGGTTCCTGATGCCCCTATTctctgttagggtatgtctacacagcaactagacacccatggttggccagtgccagctgacttgggttcacgGGGCTGTTGCATTGCTGTGCAGACATCTGGGTTCTAGAACCCTGCGGGGTGGGAGGGTCACAAAGCTTGGGCTCCAGACCGAGCCCCCaaatctacacagcagtgaatcaTCCCAGCAGCCTGCGTGCtatgaacccaagtcagctggcaaggGTCAGCCGCAGGATTTTCTTTATCATACCCTTATAGGCCAGGTTCCCTGGCCAGATTACATTTTTCATTTGCAGTGACGTGACTCCCGTGGAGCATGATGATGGGTGATGAAACAAAAAACACTGTTAGCACTTGTGAGAAGAAGGAGAATAATAATAAGAAGTGGTGATGGTGTTAGAGACTCGGATTTTCAGAGGGAGTTAGACACACAAATAACTTGAAATCAAATGGGAATTTAAATACAAACTCTCTGATGCTCATTTGAAAAGGTCTGTCTCAGCCAAAGAGTCAAAAGTATTAACATGACCCTGTAACCGTGCAACATTAAAGAGTGTTAAACACAGTTTGGGATTCGGtaatacagagacctcagcctgtttAGTATCATGGAAAACACACCATTAAGTatcttttaaactttttattaacgataaagggaaaaaaagaaaaaacattaaagcatttgaaatgtaaagtattaagtcagGCTGTCATTCTGACGACATCCTTTGTTCCCTTTCCTGTTAGCTGGagaggtttttttaaaggaaacaccCCTTGTTCAACAGTCTCTTAGATGATATTCAACACTGGAAGAACTGTCCTTCTTGGGACAAAGAGAAGAAGTGAGTTGAGATGGGTTGAAgctgttgttgttgtaaaagacctTTCCCGTCTGCTAGAAAACCAAACAAGacgagcacacacaaaaaagtaaagaaaagaataacaaagatataaaatgc
This DNA window, taken from Emys orbicularis isolate rEmyOrb1 chromosome 12, rEmyOrb1.hap1, whole genome shotgun sequence, encodes the following:
- the LOC135886875 gene encoding olfactory receptor 5V1-like; this encodes MENQTTVTEFILMGLSSVPKLQIFLFLVFLVIYLITLLGNMLIMLVIRADPHLHTPMYFFLSNLSFVDICYSSITVQKMLVNFLSQQKTISIDSCLIQMFFFLASGTTEIFMLSAMAYDRYEAICHPLNYIQNISKWVCIQLAGGAWTIGFTVALVNTLLVLRVHFCKFNKINHFCCEIPSVLHISCSDTLANEVVVLTSSVIVGLGSSSVIIVSYILIISTILRIRSTERCHKVFSTCGSHLTVVLLFYVTGFFKYLRPASGSSFEKLVTVQYSILTPMLNPIIYSLKNKEVKTALRKVLGKGLCFPSTMVPK